In Panacibacter microcysteis, the genomic stretch TACCGGATTTCAAAGGCGAAACGGAAAACATACAACGTATCATTGACGCAGCACCGGAGGTGGTGAGCCATAATATGGAAACAGTAGAGCGCCTTACAAAGCAGGTGCGTATACAGGCAAAATATCGGCGCAGCCTCGAAGTATTGAAAGTCCTGAAACAGGGTGGTATGCGCACTAAGACAGGCATTATGCTTGGCCTGGGAGAAACAAAGGACGAAGTAATCCAATCCATGGAAGATCTCGCAGCAGTTAATGTGGATGTACTCACGCTCGGCCAGTACCTGCAGCCTACACAAAGACATCTGCCGGTAAAACGTTTCGTGCACCCTGACGAATTTGCCGAACTGAGAGAAATAGGCTACGGGCTGGGTTTTGATTATGTGGAAAGCGGTCCGCTTGTGCGTTCTTCTTACCACAGCGAAAGGCATGTGTTTGAAGGTTACGGCAGAAAGAAATGGCTCGAAGAAAAAGAACAAATGATCAATGCATAAAAAAAGAACGGCTGCCTTTGGCAGCCGTTCTTTTTTTTGATATTGTCTACCATCAAAACTGCCTCAAATAACTCACCTTGGCAATCACATGTGTTTCTGCAAGCGCCTTTCCCTGCACAGTTTGAAAACCTCCCCTGTTAAGTACGATATAAACATAACTCAGCGGCTGGTACTCCCAGGAAAGCCGGATGTTGTAATTGTATTCCTTGTTTTGCGAGTTGCGCTGGTAGAAACCAATCAATTGTAATCGCGGATTTAAGGCAAGCCGGCACTCAATATTGTATAAATCAATGGTAGCTGTGGTCTGTGGTGTACCCACTTTTACAAAAGTGTTGCGGCTAAGCAGGCCTGTTAATGAAAAATGTGGGTCAGGTGCAATTTGCAAAGTAAATTCTGTAGAGCTAAGCTTGCCATTAAAGTAATTGCCCCCGGTAAATAAAAGTTGCGCATTTATTTTCCTTGACGGGTCTGTACTGGCCCAAACCTGGTGACGTGTATAGTTGTATTCGCCGGAGGGTATAACCACGCCCAGTGGTTCAAACGACTCTGTTAAACGCTGGTAGGTTGGAATAATACCATAACCAAGGTAAGCGCCGCTTTGCATGTTTAACCATAGCGGGTACACAGACATTGTTCGCTCCACAAGTTTACCTGTAGATGCCTGATAATACAACTCAGGACTAATACTGGGCTCCCATGCCCTCAAATATTTTTTAAAAGGTAATTGCTTACCGCGGTAGTACCAGATAATGCCGGGTGTAGCGCCAATCACATCGCTGCGGGAAACAAAACCCATATCCGGGTTAAAGTTTTTTGTAACCAGTGTCTGCGTCCACCATACTTTCCATTGGTTGGTAGAATAAAAGTACTGCGCAAAACCTGCAATGCCTTTTCCACCATCTTTTGTTGAGGTGGAATGAATGATCATCGTATTCAGCGAATGTGGCTCTCCAAGCCGAAAGAAACCATCTACAGCCGTTACCACGTTTGTAACATCCGGCCGGTTTCTTACCGTAACCAAAGCCCCGATGCGATTTTGTTTACCAAAGTTTTCTGAAAACCTGCCCACAAAGAAATTTGTTGCAGGCGTAATATCGTTACCGCGCTGTCGCATGGCCATTACACCGTAGTTTTCTTTTGAAGACCGATACACAAACCTACCACCTATATCTATTGGTATTGGATTTCCTGCATCATCCAGCCCTATACGCCTGCTAAAAAATGGCTGTATACGCATTGAACCACCAGAAAAGTCAAAGCTCTGACTAACCCCCACGCCAAACAACGAAGCATTTTCCAAAAAAAACTGCCTGCGCTCCGGGAAGAACACCGAAAAACGTGTAACGTTATTCACTTGCCTGTCTGCATCTGCCTGCGCAAAATCTGTATTGGCAGTAAGGTCCAATACGGCATTCGGGTTAATCGCCCATTTAAGGTCGCCGCCAAATTTGTAGTTTGTTTCACTTGTTTTAACTGAGCTGTCAAAACCCTTGTAATGATCGTAAGATGACAACAGGTATGGCTGAAACCGTATGTTTGTTTTGGGCGGTGGCGGTTTTAAATTGCTTAGTATGCCGGCATAATCCATGCGCAACGAACTGAAAGACCGTGGGTATTCTGAAAAAGCAGTAACCTCGTTGGTAAGCCTTCGGTTGCGGTACATGTTGAAACCCCACGTTTGTACACTGTCTTTGTCAAATTTTGGATAACGCAACGTTTGCCACGGTATGGCAATTTCTGCAACCCAGCCCGAATCGTTCCGCGATGTTCTTACACGCCACAAACCGTCCCAGTCTTCATCATAATAAAGGTCATCAAATGCCAGCAAATCTCTTTGCACACCATAAGGGTTGGTGGCAAAAGACATTGCATTGCGTTTGTCATTAAACCCATCAAAAGCAATATTAACCACATCGTGTTGGAGAAAATCAAAATCTCTTTTAAAGTCGGTTGCACGTATGGCTTTTTTGCCCAGCGAATCATGGCAGACTATGGCAAAGTACAAGAATTGTTTATTGTAAAGTACGCGTATTTCTGTTTCAAACGAAGGCAATGTTCCCTGGTAAGGCTCGATCTGTATAAAGCGCGGAGCAGGTTTTGCCAACAGCCACTCGGCTTCGTTTAAATGGCCATCAACTTTGAGGGTGGTAAAAATTTCAGTAGCTGTAAGTTCTTTCTTTATTGAGTCGGGCTTTATAACATCGCTGCTTTGGGCAATCAACCAGCCATGAAAAAATAAAGCAGCTAGTACAGCAAGCGTTCTGGTCATGCAGTGAAAATAATAAATTTCACCAATCGTGCTGAGCAGGAGGAATAAATAATCAGATACCGGCTTACGTTTTTCATGGCATCTTCGTTGCGTCGCAATCACTTCATCTGCAGTACATATGGCAACAGCGGCCCCGCTGTTATGCAGGCAGGCACTGTAATACAGTCTTTATATTCCGGTTGTATCTGCTGTTATATTATCAACCTGCACATTCTGTTTACGCAGTTGCACCCGGCGCTGCTGCATCATGTTTTGCAGTACAAGAGTGCGACGCAACAGGTGATGATAAGCGTACCAAAGCCGGGTACAAAAAATCTCACCTTATCAATACTACGGTTCCTTTTTTATTGATGAGTTTACCTGTATAATCTATGGCCTGTGCCATGTAAACATAAGCACCCGGCGGCTGTAACTGCCCTCCATAACTGCCATCCCAGCCCTGTTCCTGTGTACTGGTGCTGTACATCATTTTGCCTTCCCGGTTATAAACACGGAAATAATTGTATTGCCTGATACCAATCACCCTGGGTCTAATAATATCATTTTTCCCGTCGCCGTTTGGTGTAAATGCAGATGGTACAAAGATGTCGGG encodes the following:
- the lipA gene encoding lipoyl synthase, with protein sequence MQELPIVQKVKKPDWLRVKLPIGESYKHVRNLVDTHKLHTICESGNCPNMGECWGAGTATFMILGNVCTRSCGFCAVATGRPDAVDWDEPQRVAEAIHLMKVKHAVITSVDRDEIKDGGSVIWYNTIKAVKALNPDTTLETLIPDFKGETENIQRIIDAAPEVVSHNMETVERLTKQVRIQAKYRRSLEVLKVLKQGGMRTKTGIMLGLGETKDEVIQSMEDLAAVNVDVLTLGQYLQPTQRHLPVKRFVHPDEFAELREIGYGLGFDYVESGPLVRSSYHSERHVFEGYGRKKWLEEKEQMINA
- a CDS encoding carbohydrate binding family 9 domain-containing protein, with the protein product MTRTLAVLAALFFHGWLIAQSSDVIKPDSIKKELTATEIFTTLKVDGHLNEAEWLLAKPAPRFIQIEPYQGTLPSFETEIRVLYNKQFLYFAIVCHDSLGKKAIRATDFKRDFDFLQHDVVNIAFDGFNDKRNAMSFATNPYGVQRDLLAFDDLYYDEDWDGLWRVRTSRNDSGWVAEIAIPWQTLRYPKFDKDSVQTWGFNMYRNRRLTNEVTAFSEYPRSFSSLRMDYAGILSNLKPPPPKTNIRFQPYLLSSYDHYKGFDSSVKTSETNYKFGGDLKWAINPNAVLDLTANTDFAQADADRQVNNVTRFSVFFPERRQFFLENASLFGVGVSQSFDFSGGSMRIQPFFSRRIGLDDAGNPIPIDIGGRFVYRSSKENYGVMAMRQRGNDITPATNFFVGRFSENFGKQNRIGALVTVRNRPDVTNVVTAVDGFFRLGEPHSLNTMIIHSTSTKDGGKGIAGFAQYFYSTNQWKVWWTQTLVTKNFNPDMGFVSRSDVIGATPGIIWYYRGKQLPFKKYLRAWEPSISPELYYQASTGKLVERTMSVYPLWLNMQSGAYLGYGIIPTYQRLTESFEPLGVVIPSGEYNYTRHQVWASTDPSRKINAQLLFTGGNYFNGKLSSTEFTLQIAPDPHFSLTGLLSRNTFVKVGTPQTTATIDLYNIECRLALNPRLQLIGFYQRNSQNKEYNYNIRLSWEYQPLSYVYIVLNRGGFQTVQGKALAETHVIAKVSYLRQF